In Paracoccus contaminans, the genomic stretch CCAAACCCCCCGCCCCCAGCACCCGGCAGAGCCGACGGGGGAAAACCGGGCAGCACACCCTCATGGCCGTGCTGCGTTTCGTCAATCTGGACGTTAGGACCGTAGTACTGCCGAGCCGCTTCAGACACTTCGTTCCATGAAGGGCCGCAGAACTGCTGCCCTTTCGCGTCAACGATATCGCTGAAGCGCAGCTTGGTGCGGTCGGCGCCATCATGCAGCTTGGGCCCATACCAAACCGGAATCTGATGCCCCCACCAAAGCTGGCGGCTGATCGTCCAAGGCTCGATATTCTCGAGCCAGTGGAAATAGACCTTCTCGTGCTGCTCGGGGATGATCCGGGTGCGCCCCTCGCGCACCGCGTCGATGGCGGGCTGCACGATCTTGGCCGTGTCCACGAACCATTGGTCGGTCAGCATCGGCTCGATCACCACGCCCGACCGGTCGCCGAAGGGCTGCATGATCGGCTTGGCGTCCACCAGCGGGCGGCGTTCCAGATGCTCGGCGCCGGTTTCCTTGTCGATTTCCTTGTGCAGATACCAGACCGCCAGCCCCTCGGCGTTGATCTGGTCGATGACAGCCTTGCGCGCCTCATAGCGGTCTAGGCCACGCAGATCCTCGGGGACGAGGTTGATCTGGCTGACATCGCCAGCCTCGCGTTCGCCCCGCGCGATCTGACCCGCGATCATGGCCGATTCCTCATAGGACAGCCCGTCCGACCGCATCCGCGCCTTGCCGTCCATCAGCGCATACAGCGGGATACCGTTGCGCTGCGCGACGCCATAGTCGTTGAAGTCATGCGCCCCGGTGATCTTGACCGCGCCCGATCCGAAATGCGGGTCGGGGTATTCGTCGGTTATGATCGGGATCAGGCGGCGGTGTTCCTTTGGCCCGACCGGGATTTCCACCAGCTTGCCGATGATGGGGGCATAGCGCGCATCGTCGGGATGAACCGCCACCGCGCCGTCGCCCAGCATGGTTTCGGGCCGCGTCGTGGCGATGGCGATATAATCGCGCGTCTCGCGCAGCGTCACGTTTCCGTCGGCGTCGCGTTCGACATATTCATACGTCTCGGCGCCGGCCAGCGGATACTTGAAATGCCACATATGGCCGGGAACCTCGCGGTTCTCGACCTCGAGATCGCTGATCGCGGTCTCGAAATGGGGGTCCCAGTTGACCAGCCGCTTGCCGCGGTAAATCAGCCCCTTGTCATACAGGTCCACGAAGACGCGGATCACGGCGTCGTGGAAATTGCCTTCCTCGCCCGCCGGGGCGCCGGGGGCGCCGGACATGGTAAAGGCATTGCGGTCCCAGTCGAGGCTGGCGCCTAGGCGCTTGAGCTGGCCGATGATCGTGCCGCCCGATTCCTGCTTCCACTTCCAGATCTCGGCGGTGAAATCCTCGCGCTTCCAGTCCTTGCGCGGGGGCTTGCCCTCGGCCGCCATCTTGCGCTCGACGACCATCTGCGTGGCGATGCCGGCATGATCCTGCCCCGGCTGCCACAGCACGTCATGGCCGCGCATCCGGTGCCAGCGCACCAGGATGTCCTGCAGCGTGTTGTTCAGCGCGTGCCCGATATGCAGGCTGCCGGTGACGTTGGGCGGCGGGATGACCACGGAAAAGGCCGGCGCCCCCGGTCTTGCATTGGCCCCGGCGGCAAAGGCGCCGGTGCGTTCCCATTGCGCGGCGATCCGCGCCTCGGCGGCGGCGGCGTCGAAAGTCTTGTCCATGCTCATCGTCCCCTGGCTTGCACCGGACTTAGCGAAGCCGGGGCGCAGGGCCAAGGGGCAGGCGGTCAGCCGCCCGTCTGCGCGTCCGGGGCCTGGACAGGCTTGGATTCGGGCGATCCCACTTGCCGCAGGATGATGGACAGCAGCACCAGAACCCCCGTGGACAGAAACTCGGACTGCCAGTTCTGCATCGATTCGAACCACATCCGGGATGAGCCGAGATATTGCCACATTGTCTGCGGCGCCTCGCCCTCGCGCATGGCTTCCTCTAGAAAGTCGCGCCAGCTGCCCAGCAGGTGCAGCACGAAGGACAGGATGAACAGCGCGCCCAGCGCCAGCCCCAGCGAATGGGCGTAAAGCCAGCCGCCGATGCCGGGGCCGGGCTGGTCATTGCCGCGGCCCGGATCATCGGGGTCGCGCGATTCGGCCGAGCCGCGCTGGAACAGCATCGCCGTCAGCACGACATAGACGCCCATCTGCAGGAACTCGCTTTCCCAGTTCTCGAACAGCGCCGACACAAAGCCCGCGCTGACGATATAGCCGCCGAGCGTGGGCAGAGGCGCACCGTCGCGCAGCGCCTCGTCGATGTCCTGGTGCCAGCCGGCAAGGATCATGCCGGCCAGGCTGCCCAGGAACAGCAGCCCAAGGGCGATGCTCAGCCCGTTGTCGCGCAGAAATCGCCCCATCGCGGCCTCCTTCAAGATGATGTCGCGCTGGACGGTCATCCGGCCCCCGACAGGCTGTCCATGCCGCGGCAAGGGGGCCGGACATGGCCCGGCAGGGCGGCGCGCCCCGGCGGCCGGGGCGCTGCAGACAATTGTGTTGCCAACGGAAACGCCCGGCCCGGCCAGTCGGAAAACCGTGCAGGACAGGCGCCGGCGGGGCGGGCAGCGGCGGGTCGGGGGGCCGTCCCTTGCACAAGGGCCATGGCGCCTTGCGCGGCAGGGCGGCGGCCGCCGGCTCACACAGGTTTGAAGGGGCGTGTGCCAGGAAGGGCCGATGGGCACTTGGCTGCGCAGGCCCAAGGGCCACAATGGCCGCGCGCCCGGCATCCGGTCAGGCATCTTGGAAGGATGAACCGATGAGGCTCGACTGGTCAGACGTGACGCCCGAGGCGGTCTTCATGAATCGCCGCGCTTTCCTGGCGGCGGCAGGCGCGACGCTGGCGCTGCCGCAGGGCGCGGGGGCCGCAGGGGCGCCGGCCGAGGACAAGCCCAATACGCTGGACGAGATCACCCACTACAACAATTTCTATGAATTCGGCACCGGCAAGACCGATCCGGCCGAATATGGCGGCAGCTTCCAGCCCCTGCCCTGGTCGGTGCAGGTGGACGGTCTGGTGGACCGCCCCGGCAGCCGCGCCCTGGACGAGATCGCCCCGGCCCGCGCGGTCGAGGACAGGATCTATCGCCTGCGCTGCGTCGAGGGCTGGTCCATGGTGATCCCGTGGAACGGTGTCCCGCTGGCAGGGGTGCTGAAGGCTGCGGGCGTGCAGGCAGGGGCGAAATGGGTGGCCTTCACCTCGGTCCTGCGGCCCGAGCAGATGCCGGGCCAGCGGCGCGGCGTGCTGGACTTTCCCTATGTCGAGGCGCTGCGGCTGGACGAGGCGATGCACCCGCTGACCCTGCTGGCGACGGGGGTCTATGGCAAGCCGCTGGCGGTGGCGAACGGGGCGCCGATCCGGCTGGTGGTGCCGTGGAAATACGGGTTCAAGTCGGCCAAGTCGATCACCCGCATCACCCTGACCGACACCCGCCCGCCGACGACCTGGAACATGCTGCAGCCCCGTGAATACGGGTTTTACGCCAATGTGAATCCCGATGTCGATCACCCGCGCTGGAGCCAGGCGAGCGAGCGGCGGATCGGCGGCGGGCTGCTGGGCGGCCGTCGCCCGACCCTGATGTTCAACGGCTATGCCGATCAGGTGGCCTCGCTTTATGCGGGAATGGACCTGGCGCGGGATTACTGATGCACCCCGCCTTGGCTGCCCGCATCAGCACGGCCCTGCGCCGTGTGCCCATCGCGCTTGTCTGGGCGATCGGGCTGGTGCCGGCGGGATGGATCGTTCTGGACCTGATGCAGGGCCGGCTCGGCGTCGATCCTGTCCGGACCATCGAACACCGGCTGGGCGACTGGGCGCTCTATCTGCTGGTCGCCGGGCTGGCGCTGACGCCGGTGTCGCGGCTGTCGCGGATCAATCTTGCACGGTTCCGCCGGCCTATCGGCCTGCTGGCGGCCAGCTATGCCGCCGCGCACCTGTCGGCCTGGGCCGTTCTGGACATGGGTCTTGACTGGTCCCTGATGGGCCGCGACATTCTCAAGCGGCCCTGGCTGACGCTGGGGATGGGCGCGGCGCTGGCGCTGGCGCCTCTGGCGCTGACATCGAACAACCTTTCCATCCGCCGGCTCGGCGCAGCCGCATGGCGGCGGCTGCACCGGCTGGTGTATCTGGCCGTTCCCCTGGCGGGCCTGCATGCGCTGCTGTCCGGCAAGGTGATCGAGCCGATGCCGGTGATCTGCCTGGCCCTGACGGCGCTGCTTCTGTCAACCAGGCTGAGCCGCCGCATCGTCCCCGCCCGCCAGCGCTGAGGCGGGCGGGACGCCGCGTCAGCCCTTGGCCGCGGGGTCGGGCTTGCCGGCCGTGCCGGACGAAGCCTCCGGGGCGTTCTGGCGGATCATCGCCTCGGCATGGGCACGCTGGGCGGCGCTGGCCGGGCCTGTGCTGCCGGCCTCGGCATCGGTCCCAAGGGGGGCCGCGGCGATTTCCGATCCGTGGATATCATCGGGCTCATGCGAGCGGGCGATCGCCTCTCGCTGCTGGGCGGCGGTCGGGCCGGGCGGGCTGGCGGGGCGGGACGGATCGGGGTTGGACATGACGGACCTCGCTTGGGAATACCAAAGGTGAACGCGCCCCCTGCCCTCATGGATCCGCCGGCCCTGCGGATGCGGGCCAGGCTGTCCGGCGGAGTCGGTCAGGGGACTGACCTGACGGAAATGATGGGATATGGGTCGATAATCTGTTAGCGAGCAGCCAACCTCGCCCGACCGGAGGAATACGTGTCTGCTGGAATATCACTGGATCAGTCCTATCCCAATCTGTTCACCCCCGAAGATCAGGTATTCGTCCGGGCGCTTGAGGATGATCCGGTTTCCATCCCGCCCCGTCATGCCCTGACCCTGCGCGGAGAGCCGCTGAGCCATGCCGCCTATCTGACCAGCGGCTTTGCGGGGCGCTTTCGCGCCGACTGGACCGGGCGCAGGCAGCTTTTGTCGCTGCACATCCCCGGCGATTTCATCGACCTGCCCAGCTTCATGCTGTTCCGGCTCGACCATGACATCGACAGCTTCAACGCCATCACATGCGCCCGCCTGCATCATGACCGGATTGCACAGATGCGCGTGACCATGCCGCATCTTTACGACTGCTTCTGGCGCATCTCGCTGATGGACTCCGCGATCCAGCGCTATTGGGCGTTCCGGGTGGGGCGGCTGGTCGGGCGGGCGCGCATCGCCAATTTCTTTGCCGAGATCTTTGCCCGCATGTTCGCGCGCAAGCTGTGCGGCACCGACGGTTTCACGCTGCCGCTGACGCAGGCCGATATCGGCGAGGCCTGCGGCATGACGCCTGTCCATGCCAACCGGATGCTGGGCGAGCTGCGCGAGGAAGGCACCTGCACGCTGGAAAACGGAAGGCTCGTGATCCACGATCTGCGGCTGCTGGCCAGTGTAGGCCAGTTCGAATGGGATTATCTCTACCTGCCGCCCCAGGCAGAGGCCGAACTGGCCGACCTGCTGGGCGCGGGGGCAACCAGGCAGCGCCGCCGCGCCCCGGCGCCAGCGCCCAGGACCTGAGCCCGCCAGAACCGCCGCAGCAGCCCTTGGGCCATCCGCCCCAGGCCGCGCCCAGGCCGGCGCCGACCGCTCGTCCCCAAGGGGCCGACCGGCGGCACCGGGCCGCGATCAGGCCTCGGCGCGTTCGGCAAGGCCCCGCATCAGCGCGCCAGCGCGCGCAAAGCGCGCCGCAGGATCGTCGATCGCCTCGGGCAGGACGAAAACACCCCCCTCGCGCGGCTCGAGCCCCTGGGTATCCAGGACAAGGCCTTCACGCGGATAGATCGAAATGCCGGCCGGCCCGGCCGCCACCCGCTCGACCCCGGCGGCACGGGCTTCAAGCCGGATGCGGACGGTCGCCATCAGCCGCTCGGCCGGCTCGGGCAAGGGGCCGAAGCGGTCTTCAAGCTCATCGACAATCAGGTCTATCTCATCCGCCTCGTTCAGTCGCGACAGGCGCATATAGACGCCCAGCCGCGTATCGGCATCCGCGATCCAGTCCTCGGGCAGGCGCCCTTCGCTGCCGAGTTGCAGGTCGGGCTGGCGACCGGCCGGGGGCTCACCCCGCTGTGCGCGGATCGCATCCGACAAAAGCTGCTGGTAAAGGTCGATGCCGATCATCTTCATGTGCCCGGCCTGCTCGGCCCCCAGCAGATCGCCGGCCCCCCGCAGATCCAGATCGCGGGCGCTGATCTCGAAGCCCGCGCCAAGATGGCTGAGCGTTTCCAGCGTCTGCAGGCGGCGCAATGTGCGCTCTGGTATCTGCGCGCCCGGATCGGTGAACATCAGCATCTGGCCGCGCTGCGCGCCCCGCCCGACCCGCCCGCGCAGCTGGTGCAGCTGCGCCAAGCCGAAGCGGTCGGCGCGGGTCACGATCATGGTGTTGGCGCGCGGCACGTCCAGCCCCGCCTCGATGATGTTGGTCGCCAGCAGAACATCCCCGTCCCCATTGGCAAAACCGATCATCGCGTCGTCGATTTCGGCGGCCTGCATTTCGCCATGGACCCGAAGAACCGTCAGTTCGGGGACCAGCCGGGCCAGCGTTGCGGCGATGGCCTCCATGTCGCCGATGCGGGGGACGACGACGAAGCTTTGCCCCTGCCGCGCCTTTTCCCGCAGCAGGGCCGTGCGCAGCGCCCCAGTGTCATAGGGGGCGACGCGCGTGGCGATGGGTTGGCGCCGCGCGGGCGGGGTTGCGATCACCGACAGTTGCTGAAGCCCGACAAGCGCCTGTTGCAGGGTGCGCGGGATCGGCGTTGCCGTCATCGTCAGAACATGTTTCGCCCCCAGCGCGCGCATCTTGCGCTTGTCGGCGGTGCCGAATCGCTGCTCCTCGTCGATGACCAGCAGGCCCAGATCGTCATAGGCGATCCCCTTGCCCGCCACCGTCGCGGTGCCAATCACGATGCGGATGCTGCCATCGGCGAGGCCAGCCTTCACGCGCTTCTTCTCGGCCGCGCTGTCAAGGCGCGTCAGGCCACCCACCGCAACCCCCAGCGGCGCAAAGCGGCGGGTGAAGCTGTCCAGGTGCTGGCGGGCCAGCACGGTCGTGGGCACCGCAACGGCGACCTGCTTGCCGGCCAGCACCGCCAGCGCCGCGGCGCGCAGCGCGACCTCGGTCTTGCCAAAGCCCACATCGCCGATCACCAGCCGGTCCATCGGCCGGCCCGAGGCAAGATCGTCTCGCACCGCCTCGATCGCGCGCGACTGGTCAGGGGTTTCGGCATAGGGAAAGCCGGCCGCAAAGCGTTCATAGGCAGCCGGTTCGGGGTCGAGTACCGGGGCCTCGATCTGCGCCTGCTCGGCGGCCAGTTCGGTCAGGGCGGCAGCGGTCTGCGCGACCGCGGCCTCGACCTCGCCCCGGCGCTTGAGCCAGCTTGACCCGTCCAGCTTGTCGAGGGTCACGGATTCCGGCTCTCCGCCATAGCGCCAGATGCGATCGGCCTGCAGGACGGGAACCAGCCGCACCCCGCCATCGTGATAGGTCAGGCGGATTGCATCGCCCCCATCCGTC encodes the following:
- a CDS encoding TRCF domain-containing protein, whose translation is MTTSPAAHAERPGEAEIATALAALLAEGDVIHVAPAEGAAIAVYRALQIACPAASCVLVPEADALPGSGIRATPANVGLRAAGLAGLAERGEAGPVALITTAEALAQGWPAPQAAPRMLDVQVGEQTPLESLRDTLVAMGYRDDDRVDEPGEVALHGRVLDVFPTQAANPVRIDAEDGRIAAIRRFDLLDQRTLNMIDMARIAPAEDSPREGPAVSLLDHLPGARLVMDDLADTRRRNMLALARDIGGTVAAGVLADEAWEAALAGHERVALPPAGKAPDRFVEGRRPLDAFAQAARAAFDAGEKVALVGGERDLRFIARRAGQALGCAATPAQDWAQIVAADPGTLWTLPMPAGRGFHRDGVLVVAAADLLGSRAQRGDAAVAGLNGLLDVAMIRIGDVVVHTEHGIGVVEGIEPLPSADGTDGGDAIRLTYHDGGVRLVPVLQADRIWRYGGEPESVTLDKLDGSSWLKRRGEVEAAVAQTAAALTELAAEQAQIEAPVLDPEPAAYERFAAGFPYAETPDQSRAIEAVRDDLASGRPMDRLVIGDVGFGKTEVALRAAALAVLAGKQVAVAVPTTVLARQHLDSFTRRFAPLGVAVGGLTRLDSAAEKKRVKAGLADGSIRIVIGTATVAGKGIAYDDLGLLVIDEEQRFGTADKRKMRALGAKHVLTMTATPIPRTLQQALVGLQQLSVIATPPARRQPIATRVAPYDTGALRTALLREKARQGQSFVVVPRIGDMEAIAATLARLVPELTVLRVHGEMQAAEIDDAMIGFANGDGDVLLATNIIEAGLDVPRANTMIVTRADRFGLAQLHQLRGRVGRGAQRGQMLMFTDPGAQIPERTLRRLQTLETLSHLGAGFEISARDLDLRGAGDLLGAEQAGHMKMIGIDLYQQLLSDAIRAQRGEPPAGRQPDLQLGSEGRLPEDWIADADTRLGVYMRLSRLNEADEIDLIVDELEDRFGPLPEPAERLMATVRIRLEARAAGVERVAAGPAGISIYPREGLVLDTQGLEPREGGVFVLPEAIDDPAARFARAGALMRGLAERAEA
- a CDS encoding DUF6766 family protein — translated: MTVQRDIILKEAAMGRFLRDNGLSIALGLLFLGSLAGMILAGWHQDIDEALRDGAPLPTLGGYIVSAGFVSALFENWESEFLQMGVYVVLTAMLFQRGSAESRDPDDPGRGNDQPGPGIGGWLYAHSLGLALGALFILSFVLHLLGSWRDFLEEAMREGEAPQTMWQYLGSSRMWFESMQNWQSEFLSTGVLVLLSIILRQVGSPESKPVQAPDAQTGG
- a CDS encoding Crp/Fnr family transcriptional regulator, translating into MSAGISLDQSYPNLFTPEDQVFVRALEDDPVSIPPRHALTLRGEPLSHAAYLTSGFAGRFRADWTGRRQLLSLHIPGDFIDLPSFMLFRLDHDIDSFNAITCARLHHDRIAQMRVTMPHLYDCFWRISLMDSAIQRYWAFRVGRLVGRARIANFFAEIFARMFARKLCGTDGFTLPLTQADIGEACGMTPVHANRMLGELREEGTCTLENGRLVIHDLRLLASVGQFEWDYLYLPPQAEAELADLLGAGATRQRRRAPAPAPRT
- the msrP gene encoding protein-methionine-sulfoxide reductase catalytic subunit MsrP, with product MRLDWSDVTPEAVFMNRRAFLAAAGATLALPQGAGAAGAPAEDKPNTLDEITHYNNFYEFGTGKTDPAEYGGSFQPLPWSVQVDGLVDRPGSRALDEIAPARAVEDRIYRLRCVEGWSMVIPWNGVPLAGVLKAAGVQAGAKWVAFTSVLRPEQMPGQRRGVLDFPYVEALRLDEAMHPLTLLATGVYGKPLAVANGAPIRLVVPWKYGFKSAKSITRITLTDTRPPTTWNMLQPREYGFYANVNPDVDHPRWSQASERRIGGGLLGGRRPTLMFNGYADQVASLYAGMDLARDY
- a CDS encoding valine--tRNA ligase is translated as MSMDKTFDAAAAEARIAAQWERTGAFAAGANARPGAPAFSVVIPPPNVTGSLHIGHALNNTLQDILVRWHRMRGHDVLWQPGQDHAGIATQMVVERKMAAEGKPPRKDWKREDFTAEIWKWKQESGGTIIGQLKRLGASLDWDRNAFTMSGAPGAPAGEEGNFHDAVIRVFVDLYDKGLIYRGKRLVNWDPHFETAISDLEVENREVPGHMWHFKYPLAGAETYEYVERDADGNVTLRETRDYIAIATTRPETMLGDGAVAVHPDDARYAPIIGKLVEIPVGPKEHRRLIPIITDEYPDPHFGSGAVKITGAHDFNDYGVAQRNGIPLYALMDGKARMRSDGLSYEESAMIAGQIARGEREAGDVSQINLVPEDLRGLDRYEARKAVIDQINAEGLAVWYLHKEIDKETGAEHLERRPLVDAKPIMQPFGDRSGVVIEPMLTDQWFVDTAKIVQPAIDAVREGRTRIIPEQHEKVYFHWLENIEPWTISRQLWWGHQIPVWYGPKLHDGADRTKLRFSDIVDAKGQQFCGPSWNEVSEAARQYYGPNVQIDETQHGHEGVLPGFPPSALPGAGGGGFGNDDTLRRVRIERDPDVLDTWFSSGLWPIGTLGWPEQTDELKRYFPTDTLITGFDIIFFWVARMMMMQLAVVDQVPFRNVYVHGLVRDEKGAKMSKSKGNVIDPLDLIDEYGADALRFTLASMAAQGRDPKLGPKHVEANRNFVTKIWNAVRFAEMNGVFPGAPTRPDPQHTVNRWIMGETARVRLALDEALEAYRFNDAALSLYGFVWGKLCDWYVELAKPLFDGDHAAETRATMAWVIEQAITMLHPVMPFVTEEIWALTGTRGKMLVHGDWPEYGAELIDEAADRQMNWVIGLIESVRSARAQMGVPAAARLDLIVTEADEAARAALAANGPLIERLARVNAPRDGAAGRGMIAVAAPGASFALPIGDVIDAGAESARLEKALGKADKDAQGLRARLSNPRFAQNAEPEVIEETRARLAELDEDIARIRAALQQLKAL
- a CDS encoding sulfite oxidase heme-binding subunit YedZ; this translates as MHPALAARISTALRRVPIALVWAIGLVPAGWIVLDLMQGRLGVDPVRTIEHRLGDWALYLLVAGLALTPVSRLSRINLARFRRPIGLLAASYAAAHLSAWAVLDMGLDWSLMGRDILKRPWLTLGMGAALALAPLALTSNNLSIRRLGAAAWRRLHRLVYLAVPLAGLHALLSGKVIEPMPVICLALTALLLSTRLSRRIVPARQR